One genomic window of Brevundimonas vesicularis includes the following:
- the hutG gene encoding N-formylglutamate deformylase: MQDWLTIHEGSAPLVIGLPHTGTEIPAVIEARMASPWLARKDADWWVDRLYDFAIDMGATLVRTGVSRSVIDVNRDPSGVSLYPGMTTTGLCPTETFDGEPLYRAGQEPDSAETEERRAIWFDPYHAALQGQLERLRSRGPVVLYDAHSIRSVVPRLFEGELPQFNIGDNDDATCASELTQAVEKACAVSGDSVVVNGRFKGGWTTRHYGRPQTGVHAIQMELADRGYILDPAGPVSPDNWPSPYQPDRAEPMRGHLRRVLTACIAFAESQR; the protein is encoded by the coding sequence ATGCAGGACTGGCTGACCATCCACGAAGGTTCGGCGCCGCTGGTGATCGGCCTGCCGCACACGGGGACCGAGATTCCGGCCGTCATCGAGGCGCGGATGGCCTCGCCCTGGCTGGCCCGCAAGGATGCGGACTGGTGGGTGGATCGGCTGTACGACTTCGCGATCGATATGGGCGCCACCCTGGTGCGAACGGGCGTGTCACGCAGCGTCATCGACGTGAATCGCGATCCGTCTGGCGTCTCGCTCTATCCCGGCATGACCACGACCGGCCTGTGCCCGACCGAAACCTTCGACGGGGAGCCGCTGTATCGCGCAGGTCAGGAGCCCGACTCGGCCGAAACGGAGGAGCGACGTGCGATCTGGTTCGATCCCTATCACGCCGCCCTGCAGGGCCAGTTGGAGCGACTGCGCAGCAGAGGTCCGGTCGTCCTCTACGACGCCCATTCGATCCGGTCTGTCGTGCCGCGCCTGTTCGAGGGCGAACTGCCGCAGTTCAATATCGGCGACAACGACGACGCCACCTGCGCCAGCGAGCTGACGCAGGCTGTCGAAAAAGCCTGTGCCGTCAGCGGCGACAGCGTCGTCGTCAACGGCCGCTTCAAGGGTGGCTGGACCACGCGCCATTATGGCCGTCCGCAAACCGGCGTCCACGCCATTCAAATGGAACTGGCTGACCGGGGCTACATCCTCGATCCCGCCGGCCCGGTGTCGCCCGACAATTGGCCCAGCCCCTACCAGCCGGACCGCGCCGAGCCGATGCGCGGCCATCTGCGCCGCGTCCTGACCGCCTGCATCGCCTTCGCCGAGAGCCAACGATGA
- a CDS encoding PPC domain-containing protein, with the protein MNRPSLAVAVSTLALLWAVAPAVAQDAQSLRIGADVNGALTDGDAKASADEYRYDDYRFEARAGQRLEATLRSDAFDAYLEVYADGAAGEPLASDDDGLGDGTHARLRFTPEQAGTYVLRARTLSGLDGGDYQLSLQERPAPPRAPRPGGIRVGATQSGELTARDPEQEDGGRYDAYAFRANAGDRFVVTLDSEAFDPLVRVGRMNGPDFVEISSNDDAPGGGLNSRLTFTAPTAGEYVIRATALEDGLGRYELGLAEAPPAPPSKPIAIGDEIKGELGSDSATNDGGQRAETYRFTGTNGQRVAIEMKSSDFDAYLTLRRASDDTVLAEDDDGAGSGTDARIARTLDADGDYIIEARGFSDDAEGDYTLKLTETAPPPPPTTASLGQKVEGEIADDDPQADDGKHYDAYVISGTEGQRVQAILRSGDFNAYLEIGKADGEFEALASDDDGLAEGTDSRLNFTLPSDGNYVVRAMPLDAESKGLYSLELLDRGPEPKPGSLLVGSTVRGTLSNSAAMSDEGAFFDAYRFQAKKDEKLRLTMVSNAFDSFIDLGKEDQDGDFTSLATDDDSLSDAHAKLDWTAPDDGWYVVRARAYGPNQMGAYALTVARQPASANTPSPENPPMIMNPK; encoded by the coding sequence ATGAACCGTCCGTCGCTCGCCGTGGCTGTCAGCACCCTGGCCCTGTTGTGGGCGGTCGCGCCGGCCGTGGCCCAGGACGCGCAGTCGTTGCGCATCGGCGCCGATGTGAATGGCGCCCTGACGGACGGCGACGCCAAGGCGTCGGCCGACGAATATCGCTATGACGACTATCGGTTTGAGGCGCGGGCGGGGCAGCGGCTGGAAGCCACGCTGAGATCGGACGCTTTCGACGCCTATCTGGAAGTCTATGCCGACGGCGCAGCGGGCGAGCCGCTGGCGTCCGACGACGACGGATTGGGGGACGGCACTCATGCGCGGCTGCGCTTCACGCCGGAGCAGGCGGGGACTTATGTTCTGAGAGCCCGGACGCTGAGCGGACTGGACGGCGGCGACTATCAGCTGTCGTTGCAGGAACGTCCGGCGCCCCCGCGTGCGCCGCGACCCGGCGGCATTCGCGTTGGGGCGACCCAGAGCGGCGAACTGACGGCTCGCGATCCTGAGCAGGAAGACGGGGGGCGCTATGACGCCTACGCCTTCCGCGCCAATGCCGGCGATCGTTTCGTGGTGACGCTGGACTCCGAGGCCTTCGATCCCCTGGTGCGGGTGGGACGGATGAACGGTCCAGATTTCGTCGAGATCAGTTCGAACGATGATGCGCCCGGCGGCGGGCTGAACTCGCGGCTGACCTTCACGGCGCCGACGGCGGGCGAATATGTGATCCGCGCAACGGCGCTGGAAGACGGGCTGGGTCGCTACGAACTGGGCCTGGCCGAGGCGCCGCCCGCGCCGCCGTCAAAGCCCATCGCGATCGGTGACGAGATCAAGGGCGAACTGGGCTCGGACAGCGCCACGAACGACGGCGGCCAGCGCGCGGAGACCTATCGCTTCACCGGAACGAACGGTCAGCGCGTGGCCATCGAGATGAAGTCGAGCGACTTCGACGCCTATCTGACGCTCCGCCGTGCATCGGACGATACCGTGCTGGCGGAGGATGATGACGGCGCCGGCTCGGGCACCGACGCCCGCATCGCGCGCACCTTGGATGCCGATGGCGACTACATCATCGAGGCGCGCGGGTTCAGCGACGACGCCGAGGGCGACTACACGCTGAAGCTCACCGAAACCGCGCCGCCGCCTCCGCCGACCACGGCGAGCCTCGGGCAAAAGGTCGAGGGCGAGATCGCGGATGACGACCCCCAGGCGGACGACGGCAAACACTATGACGCCTACGTCATTTCCGGAACCGAGGGGCAGCGCGTCCAGGCGATCCTGCGGTCGGGCGACTTCAACGCCTATCTGGAGATCGGCAAGGCCGACGGTGAGTTCGAGGCCCTGGCCAGCGATGACGACGGCCTGGCCGAGGGCACGGATTCGCGGCTGAACTTCACCCTGCCGTCGGACGGGAACTATGTGGTCCGCGCCATGCCGCTGGATGCGGAAAGCAAGGGCCTCTATTCGCTGGAACTGCTGGATCGCGGGCCGGAGCCCAAGCCCGGCAGTCTGCTGGTCGGTTCGACCGTGCGCGGAACCCTGTCCAACAGCGCCGCCATGAGCGACGAAGGCGCGTTTTTCGACGCCTATCGGTTCCAGGCCAAGAAGGATGAGAAGCTGCGTCTGACGATGGTGTCGAACGCTTTCGATTCCTTCATCGATCTGGGCAAGGAAGACCAGGACGGCGATTTCACCAGCCTGGCCACCGATGATGACAGCCTGTCCGACGCGCACGCAAAGCTGGATTGGACCGCGCCGGACGACGGCTGGTATGTCGTGCGCGCCCGCGCCTATGGGCCCAATCAGATGGGCGCCTATGCCCTGACGGTCGCGCGTCAGCCTGCCAGCGCGAACACTCCGTCGCCCGAGAATCCGCCGATGATCATGAATCCGAAGTAG
- a CDS encoding LemA family protein, translated as MVRFNARAFALTGALMIVPAVAGCGYNTIPTKQERAEAAWADVQSQYQRRADLIPNLVATVQGAAIQERTTLTDVVNARARATSVNVSADDLDNPQAFQQYQEAQGQLSGALSRLLVTVEAYPQLQANQNFLTLQSQLEGTENRIQIARRDYNEAVRDYNTTLRTFPQVIWAKTLHGGSQPMQLFTATAAAQSAPQVNFNLNAPPANASAPGGGAPAVAPGATPPAK; from the coding sequence ATGGTCCGCTTCAACGCTCGCGCCTTCGCTCTGACCGGCGCTCTTATGATCGTCCCCGCCGTGGCGGGCTGCGGCTACAACACCATTCCAACCAAGCAGGAACGCGCCGAGGCGGCCTGGGCCGATGTGCAGAGCCAGTATCAGCGCCGCGCCGACCTGATTCCAAACCTGGTCGCGACCGTTCAAGGCGCCGCGATCCAGGAACGCACCACCCTGACGGACGTCGTCAACGCCCGCGCCCGCGCCACCTCGGTCAACGTCTCGGCCGACGACCTCGATAATCCGCAGGCCTTCCAGCAGTATCAGGAGGCCCAAGGCCAGCTGTCCGGTGCCCTGTCGCGCCTGCTGGTGACGGTCGAAGCCTATCCGCAACTTCAGGCCAATCAAAACTTCCTGACCCTTCAGTCCCAGCTGGAAGGCACCGAGAACCGCATCCAGATCGCGCGCCGCGACTACAATGAGGCCGTTCGCGACTACAACACCACCCTGCGCACCTTCCCGCAGGTGATCTGGGCCAAGACCCTGCATGGCGGGTCGCAGCCGATGCAGCTGTTCACCGCCACCGCCGCCGCCCAGTCGGCGCCCCAGGTCAACTTCAACCTGAACGCCCCGCCCGCCAACGCCTCTGCGCCCGGCGGCGGCGCACCGGCCGTGGCGCCGGGCGCGACCCCGCCCGCCAAGTGA
- a CDS encoding TPM domain-containing protein: MQITDNDRTRIAEAIAAAERQTSGEIFCVVARRVSTYVDVSLAWAAAMALLAPIVFVPFVLDLRWPGDGWEAAHQAAQDATTAQALGLYALSQAVVFVCVFLMTRIPAVRRLVTPAGVRRGRVREAALQQFLAHGVHVTQERTGVLIFAALDEHQVELIADESIYAKVDEDAWAQAVAVLTRELRAERPVDGFAAAIGLCGEVLARHFPPRADNPNELPDHLILL; the protein is encoded by the coding sequence ATGCAGATCACGGACAACGACCGCACCCGCATCGCCGAAGCCATAGCGGCGGCCGAGCGTCAGACGTCGGGTGAAATCTTCTGCGTCGTCGCGCGTCGGGTCTCGACCTATGTGGACGTCAGCCTGGCCTGGGCTGCGGCGATGGCGCTTTTGGCCCCGATCGTCTTCGTTCCGTTCGTGCTGGATCTTCGCTGGCCCGGCGACGGCTGGGAAGCGGCCCACCAGGCCGCGCAGGACGCCACGACAGCGCAGGCCCTGGGCCTCTACGCCCTGTCGCAGGCCGTCGTTTTCGTCTGCGTCTTTCTGATGACCCGTATCCCGGCCGTGCGCCGTCTTGTGACTCCGGCCGGCGTCAGGCGCGGCCGCGTCAGGGAGGCCGCCTTGCAGCAGTTCCTCGCGCACGGCGTCCACGTCACTCAGGAGCGTACGGGCGTCCTGATCTTTGCGGCCCTGGACGAACATCAGGTCGAACTGATCGCCGACGAAAGCATCTACGCCAAGGTCGACGAGGACGCCTGGGCTCAGGCCGTCGCCGTCCTGACCCGCGAACTGCGCGCCGAACGCCCGGTCGATGGTTTCGCGGCCGCCATCGGTCTGTGCGGCGAGGTTCTGGCCCGCCACTTTCCGCCGCGCGCCGACAACCCGAATGAGTTGCCCGATCATCTGATCCTGCTCTGA
- the hutU gene encoding urocanate hydratase, producing MNTPNARIVRSPRGPEKTAKTWAAEAAMRMLMNNLDPEVAERPQDLVVYGGIGKAARDWAAFDRIVETLKTLEADETLLVQSGKPVGVFRTHADAPRVLIANSNLVPKWATWEHFNELDRKGLAMYGQMTAGSWIYIGTQGIVQGTYETFMEAGRQHYGGDWSGKWILTAGLGGMGGAQPLAATMAGASCITIECQRSRIEFRLRTRYVDVMAETLDEALALLEQSFRDKKPLSIGLLGNAADLLPEMVRRGVRPDLVTDQTSAHDLINGYLPAGWTVAQWEDKRVSDPNSVAAAARTSIAAHVKAMLDFQAMGVPTTDYGNNIRQVAFDAGVSNAFDFPGFVAAYIRPLFCRGIGPFRWAALTGDPEDIRKTDAAMKRLFPDNAGLHRWLDMAGERIAFQGLPARICWIGLGDRHRAGLMFNDMVASGELSGPIVIGRDHLDSGSVASPNRETEAMMDGSDAVSDWPLLNALLNTASGASWVSLHHGGGVGMGYSQHSGVVIVADGTPEAAQRLQRVLWNDPATGVMRHADAGYEIARAAAREHELNLPSLKA from the coding sequence ATGAACACGCCCAACGCCCGGATCGTCCGCAGCCCGCGCGGACCCGAAAAGACCGCCAAGACCTGGGCCGCCGAAGCGGCCATGAGGATGCTGATGAACAACCTGGATCCCGAGGTCGCCGAGCGGCCCCAGGACCTCGTCGTCTATGGCGGCATTGGCAAGGCGGCGCGGGATTGGGCCGCGTTCGACAGGATCGTCGAGACGCTGAAGACGTTGGAGGCCGACGAGACCCTGCTGGTTCAATCCGGCAAGCCGGTCGGCGTCTTCCGCACCCATGCCGACGCCCCGCGCGTCCTGATCGCCAACTCCAACCTGGTGCCGAAATGGGCGACCTGGGAGCATTTCAACGAGCTCGATCGCAAGGGCCTGGCCATGTATGGCCAGATGACCGCCGGCTCGTGGATCTACATCGGCACCCAGGGCATCGTCCAAGGCACCTACGAGACCTTCATGGAGGCGGGCCGCCAGCACTACGGCGGCGACTGGTCCGGCAAATGGATCCTGACCGCAGGTCTTGGCGGCATGGGCGGGGCCCAACCTCTGGCCGCGACCATGGCGGGTGCGTCCTGCATCACGATCGAATGCCAACGCAGCCGCATCGAGTTCCGTCTGCGGACGCGCTACGTGGACGTCATGGCCGAAACCCTGGACGAGGCCCTGGCGCTGCTGGAGCAATCGTTCCGGGACAAGAAACCTTTGTCGATCGGCCTGTTGGGCAATGCAGCCGATCTGTTGCCTGAAATGGTCCGGCGCGGCGTGCGGCCCGATCTGGTCACCGACCAGACCAGCGCGCACGATCTGATCAACGGCTACCTCCCCGCGGGCTGGACCGTCGCGCAGTGGGAAGACAAGCGCGTCAGCGATCCAAACAGCGTCGCCGCCGCTGCGCGCACCTCCATCGCCGCTCATGTGAAGGCCATGCTGGACTTCCAGGCGATGGGCGTGCCGACCACCGACTACGGCAACAACATCCGTCAGGTGGCCTTCGACGCGGGCGTCTCCAACGCCTTCGACTTCCCCGGCTTCGTGGCCGCCTACATCCGCCCGCTGTTCTGTCGGGGGATCGGTCCGTTCCGCTGGGCGGCCCTGACCGGCGATCCGGAAGATATCAGAAAGACAGACGCGGCGATGAAGCGCCTGTTCCCCGACAATGCAGGTCTGCATCGCTGGCTCGACATGGCGGGCGAGCGCATTGCCTTTCAAGGCCTTCCCGCCCGTATCTGCTGGATCGGATTGGGTGACCGCCACCGCGCCGGCCTGATGTTCAACGACATGGTGGCGTCGGGCGAACTGTCCGGCCCCATCGTCATCGGACGCGATCACCTGGACAGCGGTTCGGTGGCCAGCCCGAACCGCGAGACCGAGGCCATGATGGACGGATCGGACGCCGTTTCCGACTGGCCTCTGCTGAACGCCCTGCTGAACACGGCCTCGGGCGCCAGTTGGGTGTCGCTGCACCACGGCGGCGGCGTCGGCATGGGCTATTCCCAGCACTCGGGCGTCGTCATCGTCGCGGACGGGACGCCGGAGGCCGCCCAACGCCTTCAGCGGGTGCTGTGGAACGACCCCGCCACGGGCGTCATGCGTCACGCCGACGCCGGCTATGAGATCGCCCGCGCGGCCGCGCGCGAGCACGAACTGAACCTTCCGAGCCTGAAGGCCTGA
- the hutH gene encoding histidine ammonia-lyase, translating into MTAITLGQSPLTLAQLRAVLEGPATVSLTPAAWADVDKGAATIAAIVAEGRTVYGVNTGFGLLANTSIAPEDLETLQRNLVLSHACGVGPLLPDAVTRLLMVLKIASLSRGASGVRRETLEALIALVNADILPCIPSKGSVGASGDLAPLAHMSCVLIGVGEARLNGETLEAEAALAKVGLEPLTLGPKEGLALLNGTQCSTALALAGLFAAEAAFAAGIAAGALSVDALKGSDAPFDHRIHAMRGQPGQIAVAARLRELTAGSAIRDSHRDDCSKVQDPYSLRCQPQVMGAVLDVLTSAAVTLAREANAVTDNPLVFIEDGDVISGGNFHAEPVAFAADQIAMALCEIGNISERRTSILVDPKMSELPAFLVKESGLNSGFMIAQVTAAALIAENRMVAHPCSVDTVPTSANQEDHVSMATHGARRLLDMAENTATVVGIELLAAAQGLEFHRPLTSSPALEQVFAIVREAAAPYASDHYFAPDIARATDAVRAGRYRTFAADLLPSA; encoded by the coding sequence ATGACCGCGATCACCCTCGGCCAATCGCCTCTCACCCTCGCGCAGCTTCGTGCGGTGCTGGAGGGCCCCGCTACCGTTTCACTGACGCCCGCCGCCTGGGCCGATGTGGACAAGGGCGCAGCGACCATCGCAGCCATCGTCGCCGAGGGGCGCACCGTCTATGGCGTCAACACCGGCTTCGGTTTGCTGGCCAACACCTCCATCGCGCCTGAAGATCTGGAGACGCTGCAGCGTAATCTGGTTCTCAGCCACGCCTGCGGGGTCGGGCCGCTGCTGCCGGATGCGGTGACGCGTCTTCTGATGGTGCTGAAAATCGCCAGTCTGTCGCGTGGCGCCTCCGGCGTTCGGCGCGAAACGCTGGAGGCCCTGATCGCCCTGGTCAACGCCGACATCCTGCCCTGCATTCCGTCCAAGGGATCGGTCGGCGCCTCGGGCGACCTGGCGCCCCTGGCTCATATGTCCTGCGTCCTGATCGGCGTGGGCGAGGCGCGGCTGAACGGCGAAACCTTGGAGGCCGAAGCGGCTCTGGCGAAGGTCGGCCTTGAGCCTCTGACGCTGGGCCCGAAGGAAGGCCTGGCCCTGCTGAACGGCACCCAGTGTTCGACGGCGCTGGCCCTTGCCGGTCTGTTCGCGGCGGAGGCGGCGTTCGCCGCCGGCATCGCCGCCGGCGCCTTGTCGGTCGATGCGCTGAAAGGTTCCGACGCACCCTTCGATCATCGCATCCACGCCATGCGCGGCCAACCGGGCCAGATCGCCGTCGCCGCGCGGCTGCGCGAGTTGACGGCCGGTTCCGCCATTCGCGATAGCCATCGCGACGACTGCTCCAAAGTCCAGGACCCCTACTCTCTGCGATGCCAGCCGCAGGTCATGGGCGCGGTCCTCGATGTGTTGACCAGCGCCGCCGTCACGCTGGCGCGCGAGGCGAACGCCGTCACCGACAATCCGCTGGTCTTCATCGAGGATGGCGACGTCATTTCGGGCGGAAACTTCCACGCCGAACCCGTTGCTTTCGCTGCCGATCAGATCGCCATGGCTCTGTGCGAGATCGGCAATATTTCGGAACGTCGCACCTCGATTCTGGTCGATCCCAAGATGAGCGAACTGCCGGCCTTTCTGGTCAAGGAAAGCGGCCTGAACTCCGGCTTCATGATCGCCCAGGTGACGGCGGCCGCCCTGATCGCCGAGAACCGCATGGTCGCTCATCCGTGCAGCGTGGACACCGTGCCGACCAGCGCCAATCAGGAAGATCACGTCAGCATGGCCACCCACGGCGCCCGCCGCCTGCTGGACATGGCCGAGAACACGGCGACAGTGGTCGGTATCGAGCTTCTAGCGGCGGCGCAGGGACTGGAGTTCCATCGGCCGCTCACCAGCTCGCCGGCGCTGGAACAGGTCTTCGCCATCGTGCGAGAAGCCGCAGCCCCCTATGCCAGCGACCACTATTTCGCCCCGGACATCGCCCGTGCGACCGACGCCGTGCGCGCCGGTCGTTACCGAACCTTCGCGGCGGACCTGCTGCCGTCGGCCTGA
- a CDS encoding manganese efflux pump MntP family protein, translating into MTPGAIAILSLSMSTDAFAAAVGRGASHRPAVKDAVKAGLVFGVIEAITPLIGWGLGIIAAGLVEKVDHWIAFTLLLIVGGKMIWEGVQPRSAGEDEAPRRSGPWALVATAVGTSIDAAAVGVGLAFIGANIWVIAASIGFTTFVLTTIGMLIGKAVGTRFGKTAEIIGGVALIGLGTAILLEHLGVLGG; encoded by the coding sequence ATGACCCCAGGCGCCATCGCCATTCTCTCGCTCAGCATGTCCACTGACGCTTTTGCGGCCGCCGTCGGACGCGGGGCGTCGCATCGACCTGCCGTCAAGGACGCCGTCAAAGCCGGCCTGGTCTTCGGCGTCATCGAGGCGATCACGCCCCTGATTGGCTGGGGATTGGGCATCATCGCCGCCGGCCTGGTCGAAAAGGTGGATCACTGGATCGCCTTCACCCTGCTTCTGATCGTCGGCGGCAAGATGATCTGGGAAGGCGTTCAACCGCGGAGCGCGGGCGAGGATGAGGCGCCGCGCCGGTCCGGCCCCTGGGCGCTCGTGGCGACGGCGGTCGGCACCAGCATCGACGCTGCGGCCGTGGGCGTTGGGCTGGCGTTCATCGGGGCCAATATCTGGGTGATCGCCGCCTCGATCGGCTTCACCACCTTCGTGTTGACCACCATCGGCATGTTGATCGGCAAGGCCGTGGGCACGCGCTTCGGCAAGACGGCCGAGATCATCGGCGGCGTGGCCCTGATCGGTCTGGGCACGGCCATTCTGCTGGAACACCTGGGTGTTCTCGGCGGCTGA
- a CDS encoding TPM domain-containing protein — protein sequence MTSLQTAARRSPGVAALLFGVVIALLLVFPAAAQSKIDFPPLTGRVVDQANLLDPATEQALTEKLAALEASSTDQLVVVTVNSLQDQEIEDYGYQLGRAWGIGQKENDNGALLIVAPNERKVRIEVGYGLEPILTDAFSSQVIRNDILPSFRDGDYQAGVIKGVDALITQLSLDPAEAQARAQAAAAEQADTKGDSIIPLVIIAGLFLFIFLIAMRSGRGRRSNVSSVLLWAASEALRNSGRGGGGWGGGGFGGGGGFGGGGGSFGGGGASGGW from the coding sequence GTGACGAGCCTTCAAACGGCGGCGCGGCGTTCGCCCGGCGTCGCCGCCCTCCTTTTTGGCGTTGTCATAGCCTTGCTGCTCGTCTTTCCGGCGGCGGCGCAGAGCAAGATCGACTTCCCGCCGCTGACCGGCCGCGTGGTCGATCAGGCCAATCTGCTCGATCCAGCGACCGAACAGGCGCTGACAGAGAAGCTGGCGGCGCTGGAAGCCAGTTCGACCGACCAGTTGGTCGTCGTGACGGTCAACAGCCTTCAGGACCAGGAGATCGAGGACTACGGCTATCAGCTGGGTCGCGCCTGGGGCATCGGTCAGAAGGAAAACGACAACGGCGCCCTGCTGATCGTCGCGCCGAACGAACGCAAGGTGCGTATTGAGGTCGGCTATGGGCTGGAGCCCATCCTGACCGACGCCTTCTCGTCTCAGGTCATCCGCAACGACATCCTGCCATCGTTTCGAGACGGCGATTACCAAGCCGGGGTGATCAAGGGCGTCGACGCCCTGATCACCCAGCTTTCGCTCGACCCGGCTGAGGCGCAGGCGCGCGCCCAGGCCGCCGCTGCCGAGCAGGCCGACACCAAGGGCGACTCCATCATTCCTCTGGTCATCATCGCCGGGCTTTTCCTGTTCATCTTCTTGATCGCCATGCGGTCCGGGCGCGGACGACGCAGCAATGTCAGCTCGGTCCTGCTGTGGGCGGCGTCAGAGGCGCTGCGGAACTCCGGCAGAGGCGGCGGCGGTTGGGGCGGCGGCGGATTTGGCGGTGGTGGAGGGTTCGGCGGCGGCGGCGGCAGTTTCGGCGGCGGCGGGGCCTCGGGGGGATGGTGA
- a CDS encoding bifunctional methylenetetrahydrofolate dehydrogenase/methenyltetrahydrofolate cyclohydrolase, translating to MSAQSTPATLIDGKAFSAALVDRVGAAVARLEVAHGVKPGLAVVIVGEDPASQIYVRNKGETTLRAGMRSDTHRLADTASQAELLALIAQLNADAGIHGILVQLPLPSHIDATVVLDAISPDKDVDGFHVVNAGRLAVGLPGLVPCTPLGCLMLLKDRLGDLSGLNAVIVGRSNIVGKPMAQLLLGESCTVTIAHSRTRDLPEVCRRADILVAAVGRPEMIKGDWIKPGATVIDVGINRVPSADPVKAAEGKTRVVGDVAFKEAVEVAGRITPVPGGVGPMTIACLLANTYSAACRLNNLQPEPLDA from the coding sequence ATGTCGGCCCAATCCACGCCTGCGACCCTGATCGACGGCAAGGCTTTCTCGGCCGCCCTAGTGGATCGCGTCGGCGCGGCCGTCGCCCGGCTCGAGGTCGCGCACGGCGTCAAACCCGGTCTGGCCGTCGTCATCGTCGGCGAGGACCCCGCCAGCCAGATCTACGTCCGTAACAAGGGTGAGACGACGCTGCGCGCCGGCATGCGCTCCGACACCCACCGCCTGGCCGACACCGCCAGCCAGGCCGAACTGCTGGCCCTGATCGCCCAGTTGAACGCGGATGCCGGCATCCACGGCATCCTGGTGCAACTGCCCCTACCCTCTCACATCGACGCGACGGTGGTTCTGGACGCCATTTCGCCGGACAAGGATGTGGACGGCTTCCACGTCGTCAACGCCGGTCGTCTGGCCGTCGGCCTGCCGGGTCTGGTCCCCTGCACCCCCCTGGGGTGTCTGATGCTGCTGAAGGATCGGCTCGGCGATCTGTCAGGTTTGAACGCCGTCATCGTCGGCCGATCCAACATCGTCGGCAAACCGATGGCGCAGTTGCTGCTGGGCGAAAGCTGCACGGTCACCATCGCCCACTCGCGCACGCGGGACCTACCCGAGGTCTGCCGCCGCGCCGACATTCTGGTCGCCGCCGTCGGTCGGCCCGAAATGATCAAGGGCGACTGGATCAAGCCGGGCGCGACCGTCATCGATGTAGGCATCAACCGCGTTCCCTCGGCTGATCCCGTCAAGGCCGCCGAGGGCAAGACCCGCGTCGTCGGCGACGTGGCCTTCAAGGAAGCGGTCGAGGTCGCCGGCCGCATCACGCCGGTGCCGGGCGGCGTCGGTCCCATGACCATCGCCTGTCTACTCGCCAACACCTATTCGGCCGCCTGCCGCCTCAACAATCTCCAACCGGAGCCATTGGACGCTTGA